The proteins below are encoded in one region of Corynebacterium sphenisci DSM 44792:
- a CDS encoding DUF501 domain-containing protein: MSVSEADLAAVAAQLGRTPRGVLDVAYRCPDGAPGVIRTAPRLPDGTPFPTLYYLTDPRLTAEASRLEVAGVMRDMTARLVADEELAADYRRAHEHYLAERNALADLGTDFSGGGMPDRVKCLHVLIAYALAEGPGHFRLGDEAVALAAEGTGLRGSALPADWPDCAALGIRRPGAGDAEGAAR, encoded by the coding sequence GTGAGCGTTTCCGAGGCCGACCTGGCGGCCGTCGCCGCCCAGCTGGGCCGCACCCCCCGGGGGGTGCTCGACGTCGCCTACCGCTGCCCGGACGGCGCCCCCGGGGTGATCCGCACCGCCCCCCGGCTGCCCGACGGCACCCCCTTCCCGACCCTGTACTACCTCACCGACCCCCGGCTCACCGCCGAGGCCTCCCGCCTGGAGGTCGCCGGGGTGATGCGCGACATGACCGCGCGGCTGGTCGCCGACGAGGAGCTCGCCGCCGACTACCGCCGCGCCCACGAGCACTACCTCGCCGAGCGCAACGCCCTGGCGGACCTGGGCACCGACTTCTCCGGCGGGGGCATGCCGGACCGGGTGAAGTGCCTGCATGTGCTCATCGCCTACGCCCTGGCCGAGGGTCCGGGGCATTTCCGGCTCGGCGATGAGGCGGTCGCCCTCGCCGCCGAGGGCACCGGGCTGCGCGGGAGCGCGCTGCCCGCCGACTGGCCGGACTGCGCCGCGCTGGGTATCCGCCGCCCCGGCGCCGGGGACGCCGAGGGGGCCGCCCGATGA
- a CDS encoding Bax inhibitor-1/YccA family protein, which produces MRQSSNPAFSSLTRTVAGGQAAATRQANPYDGYVEAAPAAPGAPARAMTVDDVVAKTGITLGVIVAGAAITYAISTANPGLGALLAMVGAIGGLIAVLVSTFGRKFGSAAVTLTYAAFEGLFVGGISFMFAGATVGGGDAAALITQAVIATIGVFAGMLFVYKTGAIRVTPKFTRLLTAGLIGVLVLAVGNLLLALFTGSSPLRDGGPLAIVFSLVCIGLAAFSFLLDFDQADRLVRAGAPANYAWGVALGLAVTLVWLYVEILRLLSYFRD; this is translated from the coding sequence GTGCGCCAGAGCTCCAACCCAGCCTTCAGCTCGCTGACCAGGACCGTGGCCGGCGGGCAGGCCGCCGCCACCCGCCAGGCGAACCCCTACGACGGCTACGTCGAGGCCGCCCCGGCGGCGCCGGGCGCCCCGGCGCGGGCGATGACCGTCGACGACGTCGTCGCCAAGACCGGGATCACCCTCGGCGTCATCGTCGCCGGCGCCGCGATCACCTACGCGATCAGCACGGCCAATCCGGGCCTCGGCGCGCTGCTGGCCATGGTCGGCGCGATCGGCGGGCTCATCGCGGTGCTGGTGTCCACCTTCGGCAGGAAGTTCGGCTCCGCCGCGGTGACCCTGACCTACGCCGCCTTCGAGGGCCTCTTCGTCGGCGGGATCAGCTTCATGTTCGCCGGCGCCACCGTCGGCGGCGGCGACGCCGCCGCGCTCATCACCCAGGCCGTGATCGCCACCATCGGCGTTTTCGCGGGCATGCTCTTCGTCTACAAGACCGGCGCCATCCGGGTCACCCCGAAGTTCACCCGGCTGCTCACCGCCGGCCTCATCGGCGTGCTCGTGCTCGCCGTGGGCAACCTGCTGCTGGCCCTGTTCACCGGGTCCAGCCCGCTGCGCGACGGCGGCCCGCTGGCCATCGTGTTCTCCCTGGTGTGCATCGGCCTCGCCGCGTTCAGCTTCCTGCTGGACTTCGACCAGGCCGACCGCCTGGTGCGCGCCGGCGCCCCGGCGAACTACGCCTGGGGCGTGGCCCTGGGCCTGGCCGTGACCCTGGTCTGGCTCTACGTCGAGATCCTGCGGCTGCTCAGCTACTTCCGCGACTAG
- a CDS encoding Ppx/GppA phosphatase family protein: protein MSRYAAVDCGTNSIRLLITEVAERGGVLEFTELHRLMEIVRLGAGVDATGRLDPAALARVDEALGRYAGLMAEEGVTRVRMVATSATRDAANREEFFAIARRRLAPWAAGAEVIDGEAEAALSFRGAVDDLDPADGPFAVIDIGGGSTEILIGDHDGTGYGAASAPMGSVRLTERFLHDSPPSAGQLDAARDYVAGILAGLAERLPVARARTVVGCAGTFTTLSALAQGLESYDPAAIHHSELRFDALRSLNAAVLATDAAALAANPVMHPRRADVFAGGLVVVDAMMDLFDGAGAFRISEKDILDGIIAGLVDEAG, encoded by the coding sequence ATGAGCCGCTACGCCGCCGTGGACTGCGGCACCAACTCGATCCGGCTGCTCATCACCGAGGTCGCCGAGCGCGGCGGGGTGCTGGAGTTCACCGAACTGCACCGGCTGATGGAGATCGTCCGCCTCGGCGCCGGCGTCGACGCCACCGGCCGGCTGGACCCGGCCGCGCTGGCCCGGGTGGACGAGGCGCTGGGCCGCTACGCCGGGCTGATGGCCGAGGAGGGGGTCACCCGGGTGCGCATGGTGGCCACCTCCGCCACCCGCGACGCCGCGAACCGGGAGGAGTTCTTCGCCATCGCCCGGCGCCGGCTCGCCCCCTGGGCCGCCGGGGCGGAGGTCATCGACGGGGAGGCGGAGGCGGCGCTGTCCTTCCGCGGCGCGGTCGACGATCTCGACCCCGCGGACGGGCCCTTCGCGGTGATCGACATCGGCGGCGGCTCCACCGAGATCCTGATCGGCGACCACGACGGCACCGGCTACGGCGCGGCCAGCGCCCCGATGGGCAGCGTCCGGCTCACCGAGCGCTTCCTGCACGACTCCCCGCCGAGCGCCGGGCAGCTCGACGCCGCCCGCGACTACGTCGCCGGGATCCTCGCCGGGCTCGCCGAGCGGCTGCCGGTGGCCCGGGCCCGCACCGTGGTCGGCTGCGCCGGCACCTTCACCACCCTCTCCGCCCTGGCCCAGGGCCTGGAGAGCTACGACCCGGCCGCGATCCACCACTCCGAGCTGCGCTTCGACGCGCTGCGCAGCCTCAACGCCGCGGTGCTCGCCACCGATGCCGCGGCGCTGGCGGCCAATCCGGTGATGCACCCCCGCCGCGCCGACGTGTTCGCCGGCGGACTGGTCGTCGTCGATGCGATGATGGACCTCTTCGACGGCGCCGGGGCGTTTAGGATCAGCGAGAAGGACATCCTCGACGGGATCATCGCCGGTCTCGTCGACGAGGCGGGCTAG
- a CDS encoding succinic semialdehyde dehydrogenase encodes MTSASTTTETTDRGAAPRNPLAGGVAERLLGFATVADRTDTREIPMPFTGEIIAEIPVGTEADVEAAFATARRAQASWAKVTPKARREVLHRFHDLLLTHQDQVLDIVQAETGKSRSSAFEELVHTAITARYYGNQAADLLAPKRAHGALPVISRTTVHHHPKGVVGVIAPWNYPLTLAVSDAIAALAAGNAIVLKPDSTTPYSALIAADLLARAGLPEGLFNVVPGPGRVVGQAILARADYLMFTGSSATGRSLAAQAGERLIGFSAELGGKNALVVAEDADVAAAADGARVACFTNSGHLCVSIERIYVANAVWDEFLAAFVDRAKAMTLGAGYGWEIDMGCLQSPEQLATAERFVEDARAAGATVLAGGRTRPDLGPTFYEPTILVDVPEGTEVCTEEVFGPVVVVERVADAREGIRRANDSRYGLNASLWTTPRRGRELGPLLEAGSVNVNDGFGATFASVDAPMGGWKDSGVGRRQGAEGLLKYTESQTVTVQRLFPVTFPFLSRRNYSRVMSLALNLGKKFRILP; translated from the coding sequence ATGACCTCAGCGAGCACCACCACCGAGACCACCGACCGCGGCGCCGCGCCGCGCAACCCCCTCGCCGGGGGCGTCGCCGAGCGCCTGCTCGGCTTCGCCACCGTCGCCGACCGCACGGACACCCGCGAGATCCCGATGCCCTTCACCGGGGAGATCATCGCCGAGATCCCGGTGGGCACCGAGGCGGACGTGGAGGCCGCCTTCGCCACCGCCCGCCGCGCCCAGGCCTCCTGGGCGAAGGTGACCCCGAAGGCCCGCCGGGAGGTGCTGCACCGCTTCCACGATCTGCTGCTCACCCACCAGGACCAGGTCCTGGACATCGTGCAGGCGGAGACCGGCAAATCCCGCTCCAGCGCCTTCGAGGAGCTGGTGCACACCGCGATCACCGCCCGCTACTACGGCAACCAGGCCGCGGATCTGCTCGCCCCGAAGAGGGCCCATGGCGCGCTGCCGGTGATCAGCCGCACCACGGTGCACCACCACCCCAAGGGCGTGGTGGGCGTCATCGCGCCCTGGAACTACCCGCTGACCCTGGCGGTCTCCGACGCCATCGCCGCGCTCGCCGCGGGCAACGCGATCGTGCTCAAGCCGGATTCGACCACCCCCTACTCGGCGCTCATCGCCGCGGACCTGCTCGCCCGCGCCGGTCTGCCGGAGGGCCTGTTCAACGTGGTGCCCGGGCCGGGCCGGGTGGTCGGCCAGGCCATCCTGGCGCGCGCCGACTACCTGATGTTCACCGGCTCCTCGGCCACCGGCCGCTCCCTGGCCGCCCAGGCCGGGGAGCGCCTGATCGGCTTCTCCGCGGAGCTCGGCGGCAAGAACGCCCTGGTCGTCGCGGAGGACGCCGATGTGGCGGCCGCCGCCGACGGCGCCCGGGTGGCCTGCTTCACCAACTCCGGGCACCTGTGCGTGTCCATCGAGCGGATCTACGTCGCCAACGCGGTGTGGGACGAGTTCCTCGCCGCCTTCGTGGACCGGGCCAAGGCGATGACCCTGGGCGCCGGCTACGGCTGGGAGATCGACATGGGCTGCCTGCAGTCCCCGGAGCAGCTGGCCACCGCCGAGCGCTTCGTGGAGGACGCCCGCGCCGCCGGGGCCACCGTGCTCGCCGGCGGGCGCACCCGCCCGGATCTGGGGCCCACCTTCTACGAGCCGACCATCCTGGTGGACGTGCCGGAGGGCACCGAGGTGTGCACCGAGGAGGTCTTCGGCCCGGTGGTGGTCGTGGAGCGGGTCGCCGACGCCCGGGAGGGCATCCGGCGGGCCAACGACTCCCGCTACGGGCTCAACGCCTCCCTGTGGACCACCCCCCGCCGGGGCCGGGAGCTGGGCCCGCTGCTGGAGGCCGGCTCGGTCAACGTCAACGACGGCTTCGGCGCCACCTTCGCCTCCGTGGACGCCCCCATGGGCGGCTGGAAGGATTCCGGGGTGGGCCGCCGGCAGGGCGCCGAGGGGCTGCTGAAGTACACCGAGTCGCAGACCGTCACCGTGCAGCGGCTGTTCCCGGTGACCTTCCCCTTCCTCTCCCGGCGCAACTACTCGCGGGTGATGAGCCTGGCGCTGAACCTGGGCAAGAAGTTCCGCATCCTGCCCTAG
- the coaA gene encoding type I pantothenate kinase, translated as MSRPQAPSPYLEFNRAQWRELRESMPQVLTEEELVRLRGIGENIDLVEVAEVYLPLSRLIHLRVQAHRALNRTTATFLGEEYHGVPFIIGVAGSVAVGKSTTARLLQVLLERWDTNPRVDLITTDGFLLPTAELTRRGIMQRKGYPESYDQRALMRFVTAVKSGAREVPAPVYSHTRYDRVPGESIIVDKPDILILEGLNVLQTGPMLMVSDLFDFSVYVDAHKGDIERWYIDRFLKLRHTAFREPGAHFAHYADLDDAAAAEQARRIWQTVNLPNLVENILPTRVRASLVLRKGPDHAITRVRMRKL; from the coding sequence ATGTCCCGGCCCCAGGCGCCCAGCCCCTACCTCGAGTTCAACCGCGCGCAGTGGCGCGAGCTGCGCGAGTCGATGCCCCAGGTGCTCACCGAGGAGGAGCTGGTCCGGCTGCGCGGCATCGGCGAGAACATCGACCTGGTGGAGGTCGCCGAGGTCTACCTGCCGCTGTCCCGGCTGATCCACCTGCGGGTGCAGGCGCACCGGGCGCTGAACCGCACCACCGCCACCTTCCTCGGCGAGGAGTACCACGGGGTGCCCTTCATCATCGGGGTGGCCGGTTCGGTGGCGGTGGGCAAGTCCACCACCGCCCGGCTGCTGCAGGTGCTGCTGGAGCGCTGGGACACCAACCCGCGGGTGGACCTGATCACCACCGACGGGTTCCTGCTGCCCACCGCGGAGCTCACCCGGCGCGGGATCATGCAGCGCAAGGGCTACCCGGAGTCCTATGACCAGCGCGCGCTGATGCGCTTCGTCACCGCGGTGAAGTCCGGGGCCCGGGAGGTGCCCGCCCCGGTGTACTCGCACACCCGCTACGACCGGGTGCCGGGCGAGTCGATCATCGTGGACAAGCCGGACATCCTCATCCTGGAGGGCCTCAACGTGCTGCAGACCGGCCCGATGCTGATGGTCTCGGATCTCTTCGACTTCTCCGTCTACGTCGACGCGCACAAGGGCGATATCGAGCGCTGGTACATCGACCGCTTCCTGAAGCTGCGGCACACCGCCTTCCGGGAGCCGGGGGCGCATTTCGCCCACTACGCGGATCTGGACGACGCCGCCGCCGCGGAGCAGGCCCGCCGGATCTGGCAGACCGTGAACCTGCCGAACCTGGTGGAGAACATCCTGCCCACCCGGGTGCGCGCCTCCCTGGTGCTGCGCAAGGGCCCGGATCACGCGATCACGCGGGTGCGCATGCGCAAGCTCTGA
- the greA gene encoding transcription elongation factor GreA, producing the protein MADSKNPWLTQESYDKLKAELEALYENRPVIAAEINERREEGDLKENAGYDAAREQQGQEEARIRYLEDLLQRATVGETPQESGVALVGTVVHVYYDDDEDDAETFLIGTRGADSSNPNLETYSTDSPLGQAIIGATEGETRSYKSPTGDEVRVTLIKAEPYDPNFED; encoded by the coding sequence ATGGCCGATTCGAAGAACCCGTGGCTCACCCAGGAGTCCTACGACAAGCTCAAGGCGGAGCTGGAGGCGCTCTACGAGAACCGCCCCGTCATCGCCGCGGAGATCAACGAGCGGCGCGAGGAGGGCGATCTGAAGGAGAACGCCGGCTACGACGCCGCCCGCGAGCAGCAGGGCCAGGAGGAGGCGCGGATCCGCTACCTGGAGGATCTGCTGCAGCGCGCCACCGTCGGGGAGACCCCGCAGGAGTCCGGGGTGGCCCTGGTCGGCACCGTGGTGCACGTCTACTACGACGATGACGAGGATGACGCGGAGACCTTCCTGATCGGCACCCGCGGGGCGGACTCCTCCAACCCGAACCTGGAGACCTACTCCACCGACTCCCCGCTGGGCCAGGCGATCATCGGCGCCACCGAGGGCGAGACCCGCTCCTACAAGTCCCCCACCGGCGATGAGGTGCGGGTGACCCTGATCAAGGCCGAGCCCTACGACCCGAACTTCGAGGACTAG
- the mca gene encoding mycothiol conjugate amidase Mca, with translation MMGYRLLAVHAHPDDESSKGAATLARYAAEGHEVLVVTCTGGERGSILNPKVDRPEVAADLVNVRVREMAAAAAALGVRHRWLGFVDSGLPQGKPTPVLPAGCFARERVDVATRALVRVVREFRPHVLITYDENGGYPHPDHIMTHIISMRAWNEAAAGDPELGEPWQVQKMYYTHGFIRRRLEVLDDYYRRRGEPSPMGEALERWRGGEDLMRRVTTRVECADYFEARDRALLAHATQIDPDGPFFAVPTPIQKEVWPTEEFELARTRVRTTLPEDDLFAGVVPDAEWTAGAQGPGAEDE, from the coding sequence ATGATGGGATACCGCTTGCTGGCGGTGCACGCGCACCCCGACGACGAGTCCTCCAAGGGGGCGGCCACCCTGGCCCGCTACGCCGCGGAGGGCCATGAGGTGCTGGTGGTGACCTGCACCGGCGGGGAGCGCGGGTCGATCCTCAACCCCAAGGTGGACCGCCCGGAGGTGGCCGCCGACCTGGTCAACGTGCGGGTGCGCGAGATGGCCGCCGCCGCGGCCGCGCTCGGCGTGCGGCACCGCTGGCTGGGCTTCGTCGACTCCGGGCTGCCCCAGGGCAAGCCCACCCCGGTGCTGCCCGCCGGCTGCTTCGCCCGGGAGCGGGTGGACGTGGCCACCCGGGCGCTGGTGCGGGTGGTGCGCGAATTCCGGCCGCATGTGCTCATCACCTACGACGAGAACGGCGGCTACCCGCATCCGGACCACATCATGACGCACATCATCTCCATGCGGGCCTGGAACGAGGCCGCCGCCGGGGATCCGGAGCTCGGCGAGCCCTGGCAGGTGCAGAAGATGTACTACACGCACGGGTTCATCCGCCGCCGGCTGGAGGTGCTCGACGACTACTACCGCCGCCGGGGCGAGCCCAGCCCGATGGGGGAGGCCCTGGAGCGCTGGCGCGGCGGCGAGGATCTGATGCGCCGGGTGACCACCCGGGTGGAGTGCGCCGACTACTTCGAGGCCCGGGATCGGGCGCTGCTCGCGCACGCCACCCAGATCGACCCGGACGGGCCCTTCTTCGCGGTGCCCACCCCGATCCAGAAGGAGGTGTGGCCCACCGAGGAGTTCGAGCTGGCGCGCACCCGGGTGCGGACTACGCTCCCGGAGGACGATCTCTTCGCCGGCGTGGTGCCGGACGCGGAGTGGACCGCCGGGGCGCAGGGCCCCGGCGCGGAGGACGAGTGA
- a CDS encoding isoprenyl transferase, translated as MSLSHLPGCLTQAARRAAYPMYERHLVRSLAGRPRPGHVAVMADGNRRWAREAGFTDVSHGHRVGARRIAELVGWCAEQSIGLVTVYLLSTENLGREAEELDLLFDIIGDVADELTELAVRPRLRMVGHLELLPAEMAARLRADEERTAGNDGIQVNIAVGYGGRQEIVDAVRRILADRAAAGVPAADLAAEITAEAISDHLYTSGQPDPDLVIRTSGEQRLSGFLLWQSAYSEIWFTDTYWPAFRRVDFLRALRDFAKRSRRFGK; from the coding sequence GTGAGCCTCTCCCACCTGCCCGGCTGCCTCACCCAGGCCGCCCGCCGCGCCGCGTACCCGATGTACGAGCGGCATCTGGTGCGCTCCCTGGCGGGCCGGCCCCGGCCGGGCCATGTCGCGGTGATGGCCGACGGCAACCGGCGCTGGGCCCGGGAGGCCGGGTTCACCGACGTCAGCCACGGCCACCGGGTCGGCGCCCGCCGGATCGCGGAGCTGGTCGGCTGGTGCGCCGAGCAGTCCATCGGCCTGGTCACCGTCTACCTGCTGTCCACGGAGAACCTCGGCCGGGAGGCCGAGGAGCTGGACCTGCTCTTCGACATCATCGGCGACGTCGCCGATGAGCTCACCGAGCTGGCGGTGCGGCCCCGGCTGCGCATGGTCGGCCACCTGGAGCTGCTCCCGGCGGAGATGGCCGCCCGGCTGCGCGCCGACGAGGAGCGCACCGCCGGCAACGACGGCATCCAGGTCAACATCGCGGTCGGCTACGGCGGCCGGCAGGAGATCGTCGACGCGGTGCGCCGGATCCTCGCCGACCGGGCCGCCGCCGGGGTGCCCGCCGCGGACCTCGCCGCCGAGATCACCGCCGAGGCGATCAGCGACCACCTGTACACCTCCGGCCAGCCCGACCCGGATCTGGTGATCCGCACCTCGGGGGAGCAGCGGCTGTCCGGGTTCCTGCTCTGGCAGTCCGCCTACTCGGAGATCTGGTTCACCGACACCTACTGGCCGGCCTTCCGGCGGGTGGACTTCCTGCGCGCGCTGCGCGATTTCGCCAAGCGCTCCCGGCGCTTCGGCAAATAG
- a CDS encoding 3-deoxy-7-phosphoheptulonate synthase, with amino-acid sequence MAPPTSLANPASTSNRRVIGFHELPAPTALRAEIPLPEQLAERVEAARGAVAGILAGEDDRLLVVVGPCSVHDPAAALDYARRLRPLADELAGDLLVVMRVYFEKPRTTVGWKGLINDPRMDGSCRVVEGLHLARRLLVDVLAEGLPVGCEFLEPNSPQYIADAVAWGAIGARTTESQVHRQLASGLSMPIGFKNGTDGNVQVAVDSLTSAAHPHVFFGMDDDGAAAVVQTAGNANCHVILRGGSGGPNHSAADVAAAGRRLAAAGRPPRVMVDASHANSGKCEVRQAEVVRSLAGRIAAGEDGVDGVMMESFLVAGAQPAAPGGAGLTYGQSVTDACLGWEVTEGLLRELAAAVRARRGGAAGRSGGGR; translated from the coding sequence ATGGCTCCCCCGACCTCCCTGGCCAACCCCGCATCGACCTCCAACCGGCGGGTGATCGGCTTCCACGAGCTGCCCGCGCCCACCGCGCTGCGCGCGGAGATCCCGCTGCCGGAGCAGCTGGCGGAGCGGGTGGAGGCCGCCCGCGGCGCGGTCGCCGGGATCCTCGCCGGCGAGGATGACCGGCTGCTGGTGGTGGTCGGCCCGTGCAGCGTGCACGACCCGGCCGCCGCCCTGGACTACGCCCGCCGGCTGCGCCCGCTGGCCGATGAGCTCGCCGGGGACCTGCTGGTGGTGATGCGGGTCTACTTCGAGAAGCCGCGCACCACGGTGGGCTGGAAGGGGCTCATCAACGATCCCCGGATGGACGGGTCCTGCCGGGTGGTGGAGGGCCTGCACCTGGCCCGCCGGCTGCTCGTGGACGTGCTCGCCGAGGGCCTGCCGGTGGGCTGCGAGTTCCTCGAGCCGAACTCCCCGCAGTACATCGCCGACGCGGTGGCCTGGGGCGCGATCGGGGCCCGCACCACCGAATCCCAGGTGCACCGGCAGCTCGCCTCGGGGCTGTCCATGCCGATCGGCTTCAAGAACGGCACCGACGGCAATGTGCAGGTGGCGGTGGATTCGCTGACCTCGGCGGCGCATCCGCACGTGTTCTTCGGGATGGACGACGACGGCGCCGCGGCGGTGGTGCAGACCGCCGGCAACGCCAACTGCCACGTGATCCTGCGCGGCGGCAGCGGGGGGCCGAACCACTCCGCCGCCGATGTCGCCGCCGCCGGGCGGCGCCTGGCCGCCGCCGGCCGGCCGCCCCGGGTGATGGTGGATGCCTCGCACGCCAACTCCGGCAAATGCGAGGTGCGGCAGGCCGAGGTGGTGCGCTCCCTGGCGGGGAGGATCGCCGCCGGGGAGGACGGCGTCGACGGCGTGATGATGGAGTCCTTCCTGGTCGCCGGGGCGCAGCCGGCCGCCCCCGGCGGGGCCGGGCTGACCTACGGGCAGTCGGTGACCGACGCCTGCCTGGGCTGGGAGGTCACCGAGGGGCTGCTGCGCGAGCTCGCCGCGGCGGTGCGCGCCCGCCGCGGCGGCGCCGCCGGGCGGTCCGGCGGGGGCCGCTGA
- a CDS encoding DUF4307 domain-containing protein, which translates to MSEASTPNPDRPRGRYGDQRRVPTGRLIVVGIIGLVVVCTAYIFVQMNRVSTPDVTASAAGWDRMEGREDDVFVFTLDVTREEPARDAYCVIYALDYDMNEVGRRDVLVPGGEERTVRMDVPVRTRAKAVAGDVYGCSTELPALLDR; encoded by the coding sequence ATGTCTGAAGCCAGCACCCCGAACCCGGATCGCCCGCGCGGCCGCTACGGGGACCAGCGCCGGGTCCCCACCGGCAGGCTGATCGTGGTCGGCATCATCGGCCTGGTGGTGGTGTGCACCGCCTACATCTTCGTGCAGATGAACCGGGTGTCCACCCCGGACGTCACCGCCTCCGCCGCCGGCTGGGATCGGATGGAGGGCCGGGAGGACGACGTGTTCGTGTTCACCCTGGACGTCACCCGCGAGGAGCCGGCCCGGGACGCCTACTGCGTCATCTACGCCCTGGACTACGACATGAACGAGGTGGGCCGGCGCGATGTGCTGGTGCCCGGCGGCGAGGAGCGCACGGTGCGCATGGACGTGCCGGTGCGCACCCGCGCCAAGGCCGTGGCCGGGGACGTCTACGGCTGCTCCACGGAGCTGCCGGCGCTGCTGGACCGCTGA
- the cmtR gene encoding Cd(II)/Pb(II)-sensing metalloregulatory transcriptional regulator CmtR translates to MLNNDPGADPRLDVVNRLGRAMADKTRSRMLLILLDGPAYPAALADRLGLTRPNVSNHLACLRDCGIVTATAEGRQTRYEIADPALRTALLTLVEVTLAVDHSATCLEPDCELPGCAAAVTGGAA, encoded by the coding sequence ATGCTGAATAATGATCCCGGTGCGGACCCGCGCCTCGACGTGGTCAACCGGCTCGGCCGGGCCATGGCGGACAAGACCCGCTCCCGGATGCTGCTCATCCTGCTCGACGGGCCCGCCTACCCGGCCGCGCTCGCCGACCGGCTGGGGCTGACCCGCCCGAACGTCTCCAACCACCTGGCCTGCCTGCGCGACTGCGGGATCGTCACCGCCACCGCCGAGGGCCGGCAGACCCGCTACGAGATCGCCGATCCGGCGCTGCGCACCGCGCTGCTGACCCTGGTCGAGGTCACCCTGGCCGTGGACCACTCCGCGACCTGCCTGGAGCCGGACTGCGAGCTGCCCGGCTGCGCCGCCGCGGTGACGGGGGGTGCGGCATGA